One Setaria italica strain Yugu1 chromosome I, Setaria_italica_v2.0, whole genome shotgun sequence DNA window includes the following coding sequences:
- the LOC101752477 gene encoding uncharacterized protein At3g61260, whose amino-acid sequence MRRSSPGMMSRSYDAGSGGRGLLACYVRAKPRPSKWDDAQRWLSSSSSSQAPDDDRRRSSCADDRLLLPSASQKGRHSWSTSDAAAAAVPAAAREDGEAEAGAETKRMDSVLAYGQQPPRSLSLRDIGTEMTPAGSKEASRANTPRATLAAEPSPAPSTTRRSSESHASRRRPDATSGGSPPGQAAAAACDGAGAGAEERKEAAAAGAPAAVSPATAWDAAERAKHMARYRREEMKIQAWENRRRQKAELEMKMAEAKAERMKLRAREKTASKLASAQAAAREKRAAAEAKLSRRAARVGDRADVLRRTGHLPSSSGFSLKLPLLCS is encoded by the exons ATGAGGAGATCGTCTCCGGGGATGATGAGCCGAAGCTACGACGCGGGCAGCGGGGGAAGGGGGCTGCTGGCCTGCTACGTGAGGGCGAAGCCGAGGCCGTCCAAGTGGGACGACGCGCAGCGgtggctctcctcctcctcctcctcccaggcGCCCGACGACGACCGGCGCCGGAGCTCCTGCGCCGACgaccggctgctgctgccgtccgCGTCGCAGAAGGGGAGGCACTCGTGGAGCAcctcggacgccgccgccgctgccgtgcccgcggcggcgcgggaggacggggaggcggaggccggggcGGAGACCAAGAGGATGGACTCCGTGCTGGCGTACGGGCAGCAGCCGCCAAGGAGCCTCTCGCTGCGGGACATCGGCACGGAGATGACGCCGGCCGGGAGCAAGGAGGCGTCCAGGGCCAACACGCCTCGCGCCACCCTGGCGGCCGAGCCGTCACCGGCGCCGTCCACGACAAGGCGCTCGAGCGAATCCCACGCGTCGCGGCGCCGGCCGGACGCGACGAGCGGCGGATCGCCACCGGGCcaagcggcggccgcggcctgcgatggcgccggcgccggcgccgaggagcgGAAGGAagctgcggcggccggcgcgccggcggccgtgtCGCCGGCCACGGCGTGGGACGCGGCCGAGCGCGCCAAGCACATGGCAAG GTACCGGCGCGAGGAGATGAAGATACAGGCCTGGGAGAACCGGCGGCGGCAGAAGGCCGAGCTGGAGATGAAGATGGCCGAG GCCAAGGCGGAGAGGATGAAGCTGCGGGCGCGGGAGAAGACGGCGAGCAAGCTGGCctcggcgcaggcggcggccagggagaagcgcgcggcggcggaggccaagctgagccggcgcgccgcgcgggTCGGGGACAGGGCGGACGTGCTGCGGCGGACCGGGCACctgccgtcctcctccgggtTCTCGCTCAAGCTGCCGCTGCTGTGCAGCTGA
- the LOC101752887 gene encoding cyclin-dependent kinase G-1 has protein sequence MAAARHAGYRSHEVARGRELDLERSRRSKEYHHHHHRHPSRDRDSDRRRDAGRSGGREVSNRHRRHHSPYPPPRSRPSRREEDREPGEVSSGSGSEESGGRPLKARAPREDGVLGVCKDGSAVLPSKKRKHSPVIPDENVSELQAIDGFRSRRGIDTSVAELPLPSPPPLSDESPIDVVGRCPTMNLGVSVVTHEAEWSHEHEKNGVMEGEEDCPTTRNILTSRWADADQDEEEATVPKKKRSVSPGNLSALRSTKKVTSPELGEALRVKTRGSSSCSSNSVCSENWNIEVDGGDRMDVEEDGIDASAGCSLDVDSGSDARRSRTPEAVQPPRRCFNMLQSCRSIDEFERLNTINEGTYGVVFRVRDKKTGEIVALKKVKMDKEREGFPLTSLREINILLSFDHPSIVDVKEVVVGGHDDDTFMVMEYMEHDLKGVMETMKQPYTQSEVKCLMLQLLEGVKYLHDNWVLHRDLKTSNILLNNRGEVKICDFGLSRQYGSPLKPYTQPVVTLWYRAPELLLGAKEYSTAIDMWSLGCIMAELLSKEPLFTGKNEIGQLDKIFRILGTPNEERWPGYSKLPGAKGKFVKQPYNRLRERFPPVSFTGGLTLSEAGFDLLTRLLTYDPEKRISADDALNHEWFREVPLPKTKDFMPTFPALNEQDRRIKKYKKSPDPLVEQQMKEQGSTGDRGLFG, from the exons ATGGCCGCGGCGCGACACGCAGGCTACAGGAGCCACGAAGTGGCGAGGGGGCGGGAGCTCGACCTGGAGCGCTCCAGAAGGAGCAAGGAgtatcaccaccaccaccaccgccacccgaGCCGCGACCGTGACTCTGACCGTCGCCGTGACGCTGGCCGCAGCGGGGGCCGCGAGGTTTCCAaccggcaccgccgccaccactcgCCGTATCCGCCACCGAGGAGCCGACCGTCAAGAAGGGAGGAGGATAGGGAGCCTGGCGAGGTCTCGAGCGGCAGCGGCTCGGAGGAGTCCGGTGGGCGCCCACTGAAGGCCAGGGCGCCGAGGGAGGATGGTGTTCTGGGAGTCTGCAAAGACGGCAGTGCGGTGCTACCAAGTAAGAAGAGGAAGCACTCACCTGTAATCCCGGATGAGAATGTTTCTGAGCTGCAGGCAATAGATGGTTtcaggagcaggagagggatAGACACCTCAGTGGCGGAGCTCCCTCTGCCTTCGCCGCCTCCTTTATCAGATGAGAGTCCTATAGACGTGGTTGGTAGGTGCCCAACAATGAATTTGGGTGTTTCAGTGGTTACACATGAGGCCGAATGGTCTCATGAACATGAGAAGAATGGGGTTATGGAGGGGGAAGAGGACTGCCCAACAACGAGAAACATTTTGACTTCAAGATGGGCAGACGCTGATCAGGACGAGGAAGAGGCGACTGTGCCCAAAAAGAAGAGAAGTGTGTCTCCTGGTAACTTGTCTGCGCTGAGATCTACAAAGAAAGTTACAAGCCCAGAGCTTGGAGAAGCGCTGAGGGTTAAAACAAGAGGGAGTTCCTCATGTTCGTCTAACTCTGTCTGTAGTGAAAACTGGAATATTGAGGTTGATGGGGGTGACCGCATGGATGTTGAGGAGGATGGTATTGATGCTTCTGCTGGTTGTTCACTGGATGTTGATTCTGGGAGTGATGCACGCAGGTCTAGAACACCTGAGGCTGTACAGCCGCCACGCAGGTGCTTTAACATGCTTCAGAGCTGTAGGAGTATTGATGAGTTCGAGAGGCTCAACACAATCAATGAGGGTACATATGGAGTTGTATTTAGGGTGAGGGACAAGAAAACTGGTGAGATTGTTGCATTGAAGAAGGTAAAGATGGATAAGGAACGGGAAGGTTTTCCATTGACTTCTCTTAGGGAAATAAATATCCTTTTATCTTTTGACCACCCATCAATTGTGGATGTCAAGGAAGTAGTTGTTGGTGGTCATGATGATGATACTTTCATGGTGATGGAGTACATGGAGCATGACCTGAAGGGTGtcatggagacgatgaagcaaCCATATACCCAAAGTGAGGTCAAATGTTTGATGCTTCAGCTGCTAGAGGGTGTGAAGTATCTTCATGACAATTGGGTACTTCACAG GGATCTCAAGACATCAAATATCCTCTTGAATAACCGTGGTGAGGTGAAAATATGTGATTTTGGACTCTCCCGTCAATATGGCAGCCCGCTAAAGCCTTACACTCAACCAGTTGTAACTTTGTGGTACAG GGCTCCAGAACTACTTTTAGGAGCAAAGGAGTATTCTACTGCTATTGATATGTGGTCATTGGGTTGCATAATGGCAGAACTCTTGTCAAAAGAGCCACTCTTCACTGGGAAAAATGAGATAGGTCAACTTGATAAG ATATTTAGAATACTTGGCACACCCAATGAGGAGCGATGGCCTGGTTATTCCAAATTGCCCGGTGCCAAAGGCAAATTTGTAAAGCAACC GTACAATAGATTGAGGGAGAGGTTTCCACCTGTATCCTTCACGGGAGGGCTGACATTGTCAGAAGCTGGATTTGACCTGCTAACTAGGTTGCTGACATATGACCCTGAGAAG CGCATATCTGCAGACGATGCCTTGAACCATGAGTGGTTCCGTGAGGTTCCTCTGCCCAAAACAAAGGATTTCATGCCAACATTTCCTGCTCTGAATGAACAAGACAG GAGGATCAAGAAATACAAGAAGAGCCCTGATCCCCTGGTGGAGCAACAGATGAAAGAACAAGGGAGCACAGGAGATCGTGGCCTTTTTGGCTGA